A genomic stretch from Nilaparvata lugens isolate BPH chromosome 8, ASM1435652v1, whole genome shotgun sequence includes:
- the LOC111063562 gene encoding protein yellow codes for MCQPSRVLFAVLGLLSVTSGLQTKQQFRSEEFRVVYEWYKLDFTWPDESAKRTAFLSRRFVPQNNIISGIKIWMHKVFLTLPRWKEGVPATLVTVPSIPVGPSASPRLEPFPSWEWQDINNCSALQNVHAVEIDLDGILWVVDSGTSNELEYPDYSCPPKLLQFNAETREHYDTYTFPPGTINKDSILFDIVVDPRSRTAYISDSSETQPGIIVYRQGVSYKVTGGISMQSDPSIGSIVVNGTEVRRQQNVGPLALSVVERVLYFSPVTSHHLYSVHLSALDRPGDISSSVRDLGRKLNSSSGMILDSKHVLYYGLLESNGIARWDSSRDPFSTGQRIITEDAALLQWPCAFAFDQQRALWVISNRFQTFLANTINLEVPNFRLIKAYTGTQSYLYANEPQSLSVSSSTALQATSILFLLSICLSVKLLSNSM; via the coding sequence ATGTGTCAGCCGTCGCGTGTCCTGTTCGCCGTCCTCGGACTTCTGAGTGTTACGTCGGGCCTTCAAACCAAACAACAGTTTCGTTCGGAGGAGTTTCGCGTGGTGTACGAGTGGTACAAGTTGGACTTCACCTGGCCCGACGAGTCGGCAAAGCGAACGGCGTTCCTCAGTCGCCGTTTCGTGCCCCAGAACAACATCATCAGCGGCATCAAGATCTGGATGCACAAGGTGTTCCTGACTCTGCCGCGCTGGAAGGAGGGTGTTCCCGCCACCCTTGTCACCGTACCTTCTATCCCGGTCGGACCGAGTGCATCCCCTCGACTGGAACCCTTCCCGTCGTGGGAGTGGCAGGACATCAACAACTGTTCCGCATTACAGAACGTTCACGCCGTTGAGATCGACCTGGACGGGATCCTGTGGGTTGTCGACTCGGGAACCAGCAACGAGCTCGAATACCCCGACTACAGTTGTCCTCCCAAACTCCTACAATTCAATGCCGAAACTAGAGAGCACTATGACACCTACACCTTCCCACCAGGTACCATCAACAAAGACAGTATATTGTTTGATATTGTGGTGGATCCTAGATCAAGAACGGCGTACATCAGTGATTCGAGCGAGACACAACCGGGGATTATCGTGTATCGACAGGGTGTGTCATACAAGGTGACAGGAGGCATCTCAATGCAATCAGACCCCTCTATAGGGAGTATTGTCGTGAACGGCACCGAGGTAAGACGCCAACAAAACGTCGGACCTCTAGCGTTGTCAGTGGTGGAGAGAGTCCTCTACTTCAGCCCGGTCACCAGTCATCACCTGTACTCAGTGCACTTGTCAGCACTTGACCGTCCCGGTGACATCTCCTCGTCGGTTCGAGACCTCGGACGCAAGCTCAACTCCTCGTCTGGCATGATCCTCGACTCGAAACACGTCCTCTACTACGGCCTCCTCGAGAGCAACGGCATCGCCCGATGGGACTCGTCGAGAGACCCTTTCTCCACGGGACAGCGCATCATCACTGAGGATGCAGCCCTTCTGCAGTGGCCTTGTGCCTTCGCGTTCGACCAGCAGCGCGCCCTTTGGGTCATCTCCAACCGATTCCAGACCTTCCTGGCCAACACCATCAACCTCGAAGTGCCCAACTTCCGCCTCATCAAAGCCTACACCGGAACTCAGTCCTATCTCTACGCCAACGAACCTCAGTCACTGTCAGTAAGTTCTTCCACTGCTCTCCAAGCCACCAGTATCCTTTTCCTATTATCTATATGCTTGTCAGTGAAATTACTATCAAACTCtatgtga